In Myxococcota bacterium, a single genomic region encodes these proteins:
- a CDS encoding Rieske 2Fe-2S domain-containing protein codes for MARFPFGFANSWYLMLYSDELAKGEVRALSYLGRELVAFRGEDGKAHVLDAYCPHLGAHLGKGGKVIGADLQCPFHAWKFNGEGKCVSVPYANKIPAKAETRSWPVSEVNGAIFIWYHEDGKPPDFEVPRLAQWGDSGWTRTWQKYEWVVRTCPQDIMENAIDWPHFHSVHKMDMPPEKSHKFDGKMFFWNIGTTKQVSTMEGVSDNLYMEAQNWGLGYNFLTYTGMFTTVISTGLTPLDAERTHFRTAIIGKKDGRSEEETLQLLKAYMDDQSNAITQDFEIWENKRFRAKPMLCDGDGPIAEFRRWCRQFYSKDWAEAE; via the coding sequence ATGGCCCGTTTCCCGTTCGGTTTCGCGAACAGCTGGTATCTGATGCTGTACTCGGACGAGCTCGCGAAGGGCGAGGTCCGGGCGCTCTCGTATCTCGGGCGCGAGCTGGTCGCGTTCCGGGGCGAGGACGGCAAGGCGCACGTGCTCGACGCGTACTGCCCGCACCTGGGCGCGCACCTGGGCAAGGGCGGCAAGGTGATCGGCGCCGACCTGCAGTGTCCCTTCCACGCCTGGAAGTTCAACGGCGAGGGCAAGTGCGTCTCGGTGCCCTACGCGAACAAGATCCCGGCCAAGGCCGAGACCCGCTCCTGGCCGGTGAGTGAGGTCAACGGCGCCATCTTCATCTGGTACCACGAAGACGGGAAGCCGCCCGACTTCGAGGTCCCGCGGCTCGCGCAGTGGGGTGACTCGGGCTGGACGCGCACCTGGCAGAAGTACGAGTGGGTGGTGCGCACCTGCCCGCAGGACATCATGGAGAACGCCATCGACTGGCCGCACTTCCACAGCGTGCACAAGATGGACATGCCGCCCGAGAAGAGTCACAAGTTCGACGGCAAGATGTTTTTCTGGAACATCGGCACGACCAAGCAGGTGTCCACCATGGAAGGGGTGAGCGACAACCTGTACATGGAGGCCCAGAACTGGGGCCTCGGTTACAACTTCCTGACTTACACCGGAATGTTCACCACGGTGATCTCGACCGGACTCACTCCGCTCGACGCCGAGCGCACTCACTTCCGCACCGCGATCATCGGCAAGAAGGACGGCCGCAGCGAGGAGGAGACGCTGCAGCTGCTCAAGGCCTACATGGACGACCAGTCCAACGCGATCACGCAGGACTTCGAGATCTGGGAGAACAAGCGCTTCCGCGCCAAGCCGATGCTGTGCGACGGCGACGGACCGATCGCGGAATTCCGGCGCTGGTGCCGGCAGTTCTACTCCAAGGACTGGGCGGAGGCGGAGTAA